The following is a genomic window from Aeromonas sp. FDAARGOS 1405.
GTTTAGGCGCTTTGCTTAACTTGCGCAACTTGCGCACAAAGCGTGAGGACTTTTCTGATTTGATAAGTTGAGTCATGTTGAATTTGGCTTATTATAGATTCTGATAAATACGGATGGCATCGTCGATATTGTCAAATACCTCCAGTCTGCTATTACGCAACAGAATACCCATATCGCACTGCTGACGAAGGTTTTTCATATCGTGCGACACCATGATAAGACTGGCTGTCTCGCGTTTTTGATTAAACACATCAATACATTTCTGTTTAAAGCGCGCATCGCCTACCGAGGTGATCTCATCCGTCAGATAAATATCAAAATCAAAGGCCATACTGACGGCAAAATTGAATTTTGACTTCATACCACTGGAATAGGTTTTGATGGGTAACTCATAGTGCTGACCGATCTCAGAGAACTCCTTCACCCACTCTTCAACCGTCTTGGTATCCCGTACACCATGAATACGGCAAACAAAGCGCGTATTCTCTCGTCCGGTCATACTGCCTTGAAATCCACCACTTAATGCTAACGGCCAGGATACACGACAAAGACGACTAATTTTTCCCTTGCTAGGCATATCCATTCCACCTAGAAGACGAAGCAGTGTTGATTTACCTGCCCCATTTATACCAAGAATACCGATGTTACGATCTCTTGGCAGCTCAATACTGACGTCGCGCAGTACATAGTTGCGGCCAAACTTTGTTGGATAGTACTTGGTTACATTATCAAGAATGATCATTTTTGATTCACGTTAACTTGCGATCAACCGACGATGCCCAAGGCGATAACAACTCATAGCAAACGTCAGCAAAATTAGAGTGATACTAGAGAGATATGCGGCACTTACACTCGTGCTGTTATAGCCCGAGATCCAACCACTACGGATC
Proteins encoded in this region:
- a CDS encoding ABC transporter ATP-binding protein, whose protein sequence is MIILDNVTKYYPTKFGRNYVLRDVSIELPRDRNIGILGINGAGKSTLLRLLGGMDMPSKGKISRLCRVSWPLALSGGFQGSMTGRENTRFVCRIHGVRDTKTVEEWVKEFSEIGQHYELPIKTYSSGMKSKFNFAVSMAFDFDIYLTDEITSVGDARFKQKCIDVFNQKRETASLIMVSHDMKNLRQQCDMGILLRNSRLEVFDNIDDAIRIYQNL